From a region of the Gossypium raimondii isolate GPD5lz chromosome 10, ASM2569854v1, whole genome shotgun sequence genome:
- the LOC105776998 gene encoding transcriptional repressor ILP1: protein MSSGTRARNFRRRGDDVDDDDNGNDNKNNPTSATATTNPSSSKPATKKIPKLLSFADDENEEETTKSSSNRNRDREREKPLSSRFPKPSSAHKITSMKDRKSSSSLPSNVQPQAGTYTKEALLELQKNTRTLAAPSSRASSMSSEPKIVLKGLLKPQSQNLNTQQENVPQHKLDKDEVESRLTTMAIGKEVDMDSSAFPDQATIEAIKAKKDRARKSFARPAPDYISLDSGSNRGGIEEELSDEEEAEFRGRLLGESGKKGVFEVVEERAIGVVSRKDEIHDEDNDDEEEKLWEEEQFRKGLGKRLDDTSNGVVISNNTTAGVAMVHNMPQQHQKMFGYSTMASYGSMMSSVPPAPSSSIVGAAGASQGLDVASISQQAEIAKKALQENLRRLKESHARTISSLSKADENLSASLFNITALEKSLSAAGEKFIFMQKLRDYVSVICEFLQHKAPLIEELEEHMQKLNEERALAVLERRSENNDDEMLEVEAAVKAAMLVFSERGSSAAMIEVATNAAQAASVAIREQVNLPVKLDEFGRDVNRQKRLDMERRAEARQRRKARFDSKRLSSMETDRSYQKIEGESSTDESDSESTAYRSNRDMLLQTANEIFSDASEEYSQLSAVKQKFEKLKKDYSSSYRDAYMSLSIPSIFSPYVRLELLRWDPLHGDEDFSDMKWHNLLFNYGFCEDGSSALDDSDANLVPALVEKIALPVLHHEISHCWDMLSTQETKNVVSATSLIIDYVPPSSEVLAELLVTIRSRLRDAVTDIVVPTWTPLVMKAVPNAARVAAYRFGMSVRLMRNICLWKDILALPVLERLALDDLLCGKILPHIRCIASDVHDAVTRTERIVASLSGVWAGTSVSRDSSSKLQPLVDCVLSLGKTLERRHASGVSESEAGGLARRLKKMLVELNEYDNARDIARRFHLKEAL from the exons ATGAGCAGCGGTACCAGAGCCAGGAACTTCCGTCGCCGTGGTGATGATGTTGACGACGATGACAACGGCAACGATAATAAAAACAACCCCACCTCTGCCACTGCCACCACAAACCCGTCATCTTCAAAACCCGCCACGAAGAAAATTCCGAAACTCCTCAGTTTCGCTGAcgatgaaaatgaagaagaaacaaCCAAATCATCCTCAAATAGAAACAGAGatagagaaagagaaaaaccCCTTTCCTCTCGGTTTCCCAAACCCTCATCTGCCCACAAGATTACCTCCATGAAAGACCGCAAAAGCTCTTCTTCTTTACCTTCCAATGTACAACCCCAAGCTGGTACTTATACAAAAGAAGCATTACTTGAGCTCCAAAAGAACACACGCACCCTCGCTGCCCCTTCTTCACGGGCTTCCTCCATGTCATCTGAGCCTAAGATTGTTCTCAAAGGCCTTCTCAAACCCCAATCCCAAAATTTGAACACCCAGCAAGAGAATGTCCCACAACATAAACTTGATAAAGACGAAGTAGAGTCTAGGTTGACAACGATGGCGATTGGTAAAGAAGTAGATATGGATTCTTCGGCCTTTCCTGACCAAGCAACTATTGAGGCTATCAAGGCAAAGAAGGACCGGGCTCGTAAGTCTTTTGCAAGGCCTGCTCCTGATTATATATCACTGGATAGTGGGAGTAATCGTGGTGGTATAGAGGAAGAGTTGAGTGATGAGGAGGAAGCAGAGTTCCGAGGGCGGTTGTTGGGTGAAAGTGGGAAAAAGGGTGTGTTTGAGGTTGTTGAGGAGAGAGCAATTGGTGTAGTTTCGAGGAAAGATGAGATTCATGATGAGGATAATGATGATGAGGAGGAGAAGTTGTGGGAAGAAGAGCAGTTCCGGAAAGGACTGGGGAAGAGGTTGGATGACACTTCTAATGGAGTTGTAATTAGTAATAATACCACTGCTGGAGTTGCTATGGTTCATAATATGCCTCAGCAACACCAGAAAATGTTTGGGTATTCGACAATGGCTTCATATGGTTCGATGATGTCAAGTGTGCCACCTGCTCCATCTTCAAGCATTGTTGGAGCAGCTGGGGCTTCTCAAGGTTTAGATGTTGCGTCGATATCTCAACAAGCTGAGATTGCTAAAAAGGCTTTACAAGAGAATTTGAGGAGGCTTAAG GAATCTCATGCCAGAACCATTTCATCATTGAGTAAGGCTGATGAGAATTTGTCAGCCTCTCTTTTCAATATCACAGCTCTTGAGAAGTCTCTATCTGCTGCTGGTGAGAAGTTCATCTTTATGCAAAAGCTTCGTGATTATGTTTCTGTTATATGTGAATTTTTGCAG CATAAAGCTCCCCTTATAGAGGAACTTGAAGAGCACATGCAGAAACTTAATGAAGAACGGGCATTAGCTGTCTTGGAAAGAAGATCTGAaaacaatgatgatgaaatgcTGGAGGTTGAAGCAGCTGTGAAAGCAGCAATGTTGGTTTTCAGTGAACGTGGAAGCAGTGCCGCAATGATTGAAGTTGCTACAAATGCAGCCCAGGCTGCATCCGTTGCCATTAGAGAACAAGTAAATTTACCGGTTAAGTTAGATGAATTTGGTAGAGATGTGAACCGGCAGAAACGTTTGGATATGGAACGAAGGGCCGAGGCTCGTCAACGCAGGAAAGCTCGATTTGATTCTAAGAGATTATCATCCATGGAGACAGACCGTTCCTACCAGAAAATAGAAGGAGAATCAAGCACTGATGAGAGTGATAGTGAGAGTACAGCATATCGGTCAAACCGTGACATGTTGCTTCAAACAGCAAATGAAATTTTCAGTGATGCATCCGAGGAATATTCCCAACTTTCTGCTGTTAAACAGAAgtttgaaaaattgaagaaagattATTCTTCAAGCTATCGGGATGCTTACATGTCATTAAGTATTCCTTCTATCTTCTCTCCATATGTAAGACTTGAGCTGCTTAGGTGGGACCCACTCCATGGTGATGAAGACTTTTCTGATATGAAATG GCATAATTTGCTATTCAATTATGGTTTTTGTGAAGATGGAAGTTCTGCACTTGATGATTCTGATGCTAACCTCGTTCCTGCACTAGTGGAAAAGATTGCGCTTCCAGTATTGCATCATGAAATTTCCCATTGTTGGGACATGCTTAGCacacaagaaacaaagaatgTCGTTTCTGCAACAAGTTTGATTATAGATTATGTTCCTCCTTCTAGTGAGGTGTTAGCAGAATTATTAGTTACTATCCGCTCTCGTCTAAGGGATGCCGTTACTGATATTGTG GTCCCAACATGGACCCCACTTGTGATGAAGGCTGTGCCAAATGCTGCACGAGTTGCTGCATATCGGTTTGGGATGTCTGTTCGTTTGATGAGAAATATCTGCTTGTGGAAGGATATCCTGGCATTGCCAGTTTTAGAGAGGCTTGCTCTAGATGACCTTTTGTGTGGGAAAATTTTACCTCATATTCGGTGCATTGCTTCAGATGTTCATGATGCTGTCACAAGAACAGAACGTATTGTAGCTTCTTTATCTGGGGTGTGGGCAGGCACAAGTGTCTCACGAGATTCCAG TAGCAAGTTGCAACCGCTGGTGGATTGTGTGTTGTCGTTAGGAAAAACATTGGAGAGAAGGCATGCGTCAGGTGTAAGTGAAAGTGAGGCTGGTGGACTAGCTCGTCGGTTGAAGAAAATGTTGGTTGAGCTAAATGAATATGACAATGCTAGGGATATAGCGAGGAGGTTTCATCTAAAGGAAGCATTGTGA
- the LOC105777103 gene encoding eukaryotic initiation factor 4A-14, which translates to MAGLAPEGSQFDARQYDQKMTELLQTDGDDFFTSYDEVYDSFDAMGLQENLLRGIYAYGFEKPSAIQQRGIVPFCKGLDVIQQAQSGTGKTATFCSGILQQLDYAVVQCQALVLAPTRELAQQIEKVMRALGDYLGVKVHACVGGTSVREDQRILQSGVHVVVGTPGRVFDMLRRQSLRPDYIKMFVLDEADEMLSRGFKDQIYDIFQLLPAKIQVGVFSATMPPEALEITRKFMNKPVRILVKRDELTLEGIKQFYVNVEKEEWKLETLCDLYETLAITQSVIFVNTRRKVDWLTDKMRSRDHTVSATHGDMDQNTRDVIMREFRSGSSRVLITTDLLARGIDVQQVSLVINYDLPTQPENYLHRIGRSGRFGRKGVAINFVTTDDERMLFDIQKFYNVVIEELPSNVADLL; encoded by the exons ATGGCAGGTTTGGCACCAGAAGGATCCCAATTTGATGCTCGTCAATATGACCAGAAAATGACTGAGCT GCTCCAGACCGATGGAGATGACTTTTTCACAAGTTATGATGAAGTTTATGACAGTTTTGATGCAATGGGACTTCAAGAGAACCTTCTGAGGGGTATCTATGCATATG GTTTTGAGAAGCCTTCTGCTATTCAGCAAAGAGGAATTGTACCATTTTGCAAGGGTCTTGATGTGATTCAACAGGCACAATCCGGAACTGGGAAAACAGCGACTTTCTGCTCTGGAATTCTACAGCAACTTGACTATGCTGTAGTCCAATGCCAGGCTCTGGTTTTGGCACCCACGAGGGAGTTGGCACAACAGATTGAGAAGGTCATGCGAGCACTTGGTGATTACCTTGGTGTTAAGGTCCATGCTTGTGTTGGTGGGACAAGTGTTCGTGAGGATCAGCGCATTCTTCAAAGTGGTGTTCATGTTGTTGTTGGTACTCCTGGTCGTGTCTTTGACATGTTGAGAAGGCAGTCACTTCGTCCAGATTATATCAAGATGTTTGTCTTGGATGAGGCTGATGAGATGCTTTCCCGTGGTTTTAAGGATCAG ATCTATGATATCTTCCAGCTGCTTCCAGCCAAGATTCAGGTTGGAGTGTTTTCTGCCACAATGCCGCCGGAGGCCCTCGAGATTACTAGGAAATTTATGAATAAGCCTGTGAGAATTTTGGTAAAGCGTGATGAGCTAACCCTGGAGGGTATCAAGCAGTTTTATGTGAATGTTGAAAAGGAAGAGTGGAAGCTTGAAACTCTGTGTGATCTTTACGAGACCCTAGCCATTACCCAGAGTGTCATTTTTGTGAATACCAGGCGTAAGGTCGACTGGTTAACTGACAAGATGCGAAGCCGTGACCACACAGTGTCTGCCACCCATGGAGACATGGACCAGAACACTCGCGACGTTATCATGCGTGAATTCCGCTCTGGTTCATCTCGGGTTCTCATCACCACTGATCTCCTTGCTCGAGGTATTGACGTGCAGCAAGTCTCTCTAGTCATAAACTATGATCTGCCTACTCAACCAGAAAACTACCTCCACCGTATCGGTCGAAGTGGAAGGTTTGGGAGAAAAGGTGTGGCCATCAACTTTGTGACTACAGATGATGAGAGGATGCTTTTTGACATCCAAAAGTTCTATAATGTGGTCATTGAGGAGCTGCCATCAAACGTTGCTGATCTCCTTTGA